The proteins below come from a single Portunus trituberculatus isolate SZX2019 chromosome 4, ASM1759143v1, whole genome shotgun sequence genomic window:
- the LOC123512163 gene encoding tetratricopeptide repeat protein 5-like has protein sequence MAALDQIRERVERLYKFRDEYFKTHDISEAAMKAQRVQQEIDDAVKLVTSLRDQVPPEGRGELYLLQGRALNATVEHSAAAEEALGRATRFNLPDAWNELGECQYKKGDFSSALTCFQKALKLAEKKVYLRNMSMLMRSLPWKTAKEREENVSKGLEYARQALQQDMGDGHSWLVLGNAYLAAFFTVEAKMESLKHCKAAYSKAANDPLAVVLPELHFSKFHVQWYEEDYTGALRSLQRAYELEPTWEECKSKFDECHRFLQKLSLMVRTKGQLNQRRLNTLMADIQPSQLGPYEKGGSSVTGGSKLDLVPMALLAEGSNQDKVVLGKVVCTVIPESGIPFSMCLVDRDGSCTAVTVYNWASGCGVKIGDSVAVLAPVLKSQSISVPGHETLSFRSLRVAVPLMLVVNKRPITASQIATSQIVSQQKPE, from the exons ATGGCAGCCTTGGACCAGATCAGG GAGCGGGTGGAAAGACTGTACAAGTTCCGTGATGAGTACTTCAAGACACACGACATCTCCGAGGCGGCGATGAAGGCCCAGCGTGTGCAGCAGGAGATCGACGACGCTGTTAAGCTGGTGACAAGTCTGAGGG ACCAGGTGCCACCCGAAGGACGTGGGGAGCTGTACCTGCTGCAGGGGAGAGCGCTGAATGCCACAGTGGAGCACAGTGCCGCAGCAGAGGAGGCGCTGGGCCGGGCCACTCGCTTCAACCTGCCCGATGCCTGGAATGAGCTAGGGGAGTGCCAGTACAAGAAGGGAGACTTCAGCAGTGCCCTCACCTGCTTCCAGAAGGCACTCAAGCTG GCGGAGAAGAAGGTGTACCTGCGCAACATGTCCATGCTGATGCGTAGTCTGCCATGGAAGACAgccaaggagagagaagagaatgtcaGCAAG GGCCTGGAGTATGCTCGGCAGGCCTTACAGCAGGACATGGGCGATGGACACTCTTGGCTGGTGCTGGGCAATGCGTACTTGGCAGCCTTCTTCACAGTGGAGGCCAAGATGGAGTCCCTCAAACACTGCAAGGCGGCGTACAGCAAGGCG GCCAATGACCCCCTTGCCGTGGTGCTGCCAGAGCTTCACTTCAGCAAGTTTCAT GTGCAGTGGTACGAGGAGGACTACACGGGGGCACTGCGCAGCCTCCAGAGGGCGTATGAGCTGGAGCCGACCTGGGAGGAGTGCAAGAGCAAGTTCGACGAGTGCCACCGTTTCCTGCAGAAGTTATCACTGATGGTCCGCACCAAAGGACAGCTGAACCAACGTCGCCTCAACACTCTGATGGCG GACATCCAGCCCAGCCAGCTTGGTCCGTATGAGAAGGGTGGCTCCAGTGTGACAGGGGGTTCCAAGCTTGATCTGGTCCCCATGGCATTACTGGCTGAGGGAAGCAACCaggacaag GTTGTGCTGGGCAAGGTGGTGTGTACAGTCATCCCAGAGTCCGGCATCCCATTCTCCATGTGTCTGGTGGACCGCGATGGCTCTTGCACTGCCGTCACTGTGTACAACTGGGCCAGTGGCTGTGGTGTTAAGATTGGTGACTCAGTGGCTGTGTTGGCGCCGGTGCTGAAGAGCCAGAGCATCAGTGTGCCGGGACATGAG ACACTCTCCTTCCGCTCCCTCCGTGTTGCTGTTCCACtgatgctggtggtgaacaAGCGGCCAATCACAGCGTCACAGATCGCCACCTCCCAGATAGTGTCACAGCAGAAGCCAGAGTAG